A window of Gimesia sp. genomic DNA:
TGGCCAGGTCCAGTCGCGTGGGACGCTCATGGTCTGTTTTAATCTGTCCCATGAATTCCGGGATCGCGGGTTGGACGACAGGGCCACTTTCATCCAGCCAGTTACCACGGGGTAAAATTCGTATTTCGCGGGGTTTGATTGAAACGGTGATCATGGTTTTGACCGCTCCGCGATCGATGGCCTCCCGTTCTTTTTTGAGAGGCCCCAATTGCTTGTTTAACTCAACCATCTGTTTGAGCTTCTGCTCTTTTTCTTCCGGCGACTGTTTCTGGATCTCCGAACTGGAAATGGCTTTCAACTTATCCTGGATGGATTTGATTTTGGCATCGAGTCTGGCAATCTTCTGTTTTTCCTCTGCAGAGTACAGAAAGATTTCCGGTTCACGGATCGTCGGAATACGGTCAGCTCCCCGTCTCAGATGCTGGTCTTCATCGATATCCGCGAAGAAAGCGACCATCGAATAAAAGTCTTTCGCGGTATACGGATCATATTTGTGATCGTGGCACTGGCAACAGCCCATCGTGGCTCCCATCCAGACTCCCGAGAAGTTGCGAATCCGGTCGGCAGCGTAGATCGCCAGATACTCTTTCCGCTGAACCCCCCCTTCGTGGGATGTCTGCAGAACGCGGTTGTATCCGGTCGCGATTTTCTGTTGTAAGCTGGGATCAGGCAGCAGGTCGCCTGCCAGTTGCTCACGGGTAAACTGATCAAAGGGTAGATTGCGATTGAAGGCATCAATCACGTAATCCCGGTAAGGGGAAATGTGGTGATCCTGGTCGCCGTGGTATCCCACCGTATCTGCAAAGCGGACCAGGTCCAGCCAGTACATCGCCATCCGCTCTCCGTAATGCGGCGAAGCCAGCAGGCGATCAACCTGCTTTTCATATGCAGTGGGACTGTCATCCTTCACAAATGCGTCGACTTCTGCCCGCGTGGGCGGCAGTCCGGTCAGGTCAAAACTCAGGCGACGGAGTAGAGTAATTTTGTCTGCCTCCGGCGACGGTTTCAGTCCCTGCTCTTCCAGGCGTGAGAGGACGAAATTGTCAATCCAGTTCACGGGCCACTGCTGGTCTTTGACTTGAGGGACCGGGCTGGCATGGGGTTTGACATACGCCCAGTGTTGCGACCATTGTGCGCCTTCAGCGATCCATTGTTTGAACAGTTCGATCTCTTCACTCGTCAGTTTCTTGCCTGAGTCGGCAGGAGGCATCACGGTGTCTGCATCGTGACTGGAAATCCGTGCGAAGAGCTCACTCTGGTCCGGCTGCCCGGGATGGATGATGGCCGCTTCAGAGGTAGATTTCAGACCGGTTTCCTGATCGAGCCGCAAGTCGGCTTCGCGATGCTCTGCATCGGGGCCGTGACAGTGGAAACAGTTCCGGGAAAGGATCGGTCGGATATCGCGATTGAAATTGACCTGGGGAGGTCCGGCGTTTGCCTGTACGGGGAGCGTGAATAACGCCAGCAGAGTGATGCCTGGAAAACAGCGCAAGACTCGCAACATGGTAATTCGCCCTCAGTTGAAAACACGAGAGAAGTGCCGGGAGGCAGTGGGCCCGGATTACCTGGCACATCAAACGCGAGGAAAACTGGTTTGGTGTTACCGGTCCGTAACGAATCGAGTTAACGGTAGCCGGACAAACAACATCCGGCAGGTAGGAACATGGTGGACAGAAAGAGGAATTTCTCTTGTCCTGACCTAATCATATCAGTCGCTCCGGGCACCTTCAACAAGGGTTCTCGGCTTTGCTGCCGAAAACCAGTGGGGCAAAACTTGACAAACGTCGGCGATCTCACGAACTTCAAAAGAGTAGCGGTGTCATAGCGGTATCGCTCACTCCCGACATTTTCATTCAATTCAGGTTCCGAAGATGCAAGCTCCAACGTTTCAGGATATTCAGGAGGCCCTCCCCCGTGTGAGAGAGGTGCTGACACCTACTCCCCTTTTCGAATGGCCTGGTTTGAGTCAGTTAACGGGCACTCGACTATTCCTGAAACACGAAAACCACCAGCCGGTCGGTGCGTTCAAGGTGCGTGGCGGTATTAACCTGGTGAGTACCCTGTCTGACGCAGAGCGTGAAGCGGGTATCATGGGCTGTTCGACCGGCAATCATGGTCAGTCCCTGGCATTCGCGGCTCGCAGATTTGGTATCAAATGCGCGATCGTGGTACCGCGTCATAATAATCCCGACA
This region includes:
- a CDS encoding PSD1 and planctomycete cytochrome C domain-containing protein, which produces MLRVLRCFPGITLLALFTLPVQANAGPPQVNFNRDIRPILSRNCFHCHGPDAEHREADLRLDQETGLKSTSEAAIIHPGQPDQSELFARISSHDADTVMPPADSGKKLTSEEIELFKQWIAEGAQWSQHWAYVKPHASPVPQVKDQQWPVNWIDNFVLSRLEEQGLKPSPEADKITLLRRLSFDLTGLPPTRAEVDAFVKDDSPTAYEKQVDRLLASPHYGERMAMYWLDLVRFADTVGYHGDQDHHISPYRDYVIDAFNRNLPFDQFTREQLAGDLLPDPSLQQKIATGYNRVLQTSHEGGVQRKEYLAIYAADRIRNFSGVWMGATMGCCQCHDHKYDPYTAKDFYSMVAFFADIDEDQHLRRGADRIPTIREPEIFLYSAEEKQKIARLDAKIKSIQDKLKAISSSEIQKQSPEEKEQKLKQMVELNKQLGPLKKEREAIDRGAVKTMITVSIKPREIRILPRGNWLDESGPVVQPAIPEFMGQIKTDHERPTRLDLANWLSAKDGYGPLMARVMTNRFWYLFFGRGIAPVLDDFGGQGGPPHYPELLDQLAIKFFEDEWDIKQMVKFIVMSRAYRQSSLETPEQRKTDPFNRRLDRQARFRLPAEMIRDNALAISGLLVTEIGGPSVKPYQPAGYYRHLNFPKRKYVSHQDERQWRRGVYMHWQRQFLHPMLKAFDAPSREECTAQRPRSNTPIAAMTLLNDPTFIEAARVFAAHVIQQGGDSEQERINFAFTQATSRDPEAYEVEVLQDLLNSNRRAFADRTKEAQALTSTGLTKTEANLEAVELAAWTEVTRALLNLNEVVTRN